In Euphorbia lathyris chromosome 9, ddEupLath1.1, whole genome shotgun sequence, the following are encoded in one genomic region:
- the LOC136205717 gene encoding uncharacterized protein — protein MDDSCAVCAETLEWVAYGPCGHREVCSTCIIRLRFICDDQCCCICKSESTVIFVTKALGDYTRMINDFSVLPPNPIEGQVGQYWFHEGAQAYFDDVDHFKIIKAMCRLSCNVCEKKNGPRNGESRISGDFSSIELLKIHLFHQHNLFMCSLCLEGRKIFMSEQKLYNRTQLNQHIKTGDSVVDGSESERGGFTGHPACEFCLNPFYGDNELYLHMSTEHFTCHICRRQHPGKYEYYDDYDDLETHFRQRHCLCEDEACLAKKFIVFTSESEMKRHVAMEHKGSMSRSNRNAALQIPISFRYPQPSEQDRRGRRHRTGSNSADFQLSMAIQDSLETSNTLRSCNVPSTGQTSSSVNPYEPLAGIDSEPASRSFRMSGQNSTTTSTVLEESSFPPLPAAPSSSKRGLKKAAGRLSANTMAARLRNNNSVKVLSSSRASSAASSRNTSSVSISCPSKPVLGSGISSSSSSASSSAIKPGNSNEYSLSSRASSIRLRPSAANNLVLPLNLASSSRIQSSTNRVGHSSSALNLESSETVDRSISDSRLDKTTKSSQQLLTVENIGSANKALVEKVRAALDFEDDKFAAFKLISVEYRQDQIGTGEYLAYVHQFGLEHLVLELAILCPDAQKRRELVEIYNTRNKCNGSSLRISNGGLDSTKSSKKGKEKCECNHSSENAPAESLNRKVMNLQLNHKSSVNEMKVSDSDSHRSAVKGKSKVVLAEEEADRFQSLELRNGDDAQSTTLKKSVLPGVSGNKPRKKVPKFVRNRIGDTSATALSESSNADADAGSDEKGKSHWKKDPPEVMPIHGVWRNGGGRRLVVLTERDGRK, from the exons ATGGATGATAGTTGTGCTGTATGTGCTGAGACATTGGAGTGGGTTGCATATGGACCATGTGGCCATCGTGAGGTATGCTCAACTTGCATTATCCGCCTCCGTTTCATCTGCGATGATCAATGCTGCTGCATCTGCAAATCTGAATCCACAGTCATATTTGTCACCAAG GCTTTGGGAGACTATACAAGGATGATAAATGACTTCTCTGTTTTACCACCCAATCCAATTGAAGGCCAAGTTGGGCAATATTGGTTCCATGAAGGTGCACAAGCATATTTTGATGATGTGGACCATTTCAAGATCATAAAGGCCATGTGTAGACTATCATGCAATGTTTGCGAGAAAAAGAATGGTCCACGAAATGGAGAATCAAGAATAAGTGGGGATTTTAGTAGCATTGAGCTGCTGAAGATTCATTTGTTCCACCAGCATAATTTGTTCATGTGCAGTCTGTGTTTAGAAGGGAGGAAG ATATTTATGAGTGAGCAAAAGTTGTACAATAGAACACAATTAAATCAGCATATTAAGACTGGTGACTCTGTAGTTGATGGTAGTGAAAGTGAAAGAGGCGGATTTACAGGTCACCCAGCTTGTGAATTTTGCCTGAACCCGTTCTATGGGGACAATGAGCTTTACTTGCATATGTCTACTGAGCATTTCACTTGCCATATATGCCGGAG GCAGCATCCAGGCAAATACGAATACTATGATGATTATGATGACTTGGAG ACCCATTTTCGTCAACGACATTGCTTATGTGAAGATGAAGCATGCCTTGCAAAAAAGTTCATTGTCTTTACATCTGAATCTGAAATGAAG AGGCATGTTGCCATGGAACACAAAGGGAGTATGTCTCGTTCTAACCGTAATGCTGCACTGCAG ATACCTATAAGCTTTCGGTATCCGCAACCTTCTGAACAAGATCGACGAGGCAGACGGCATAGAACCGGTTCCAACTCAGCAGATTTTCAACTTTCCATGGCAATTCAGGATAGTCTCGAGACATCTAATACTTTAAGGTCTTGCAACGTTCCCTCGACTGGGCAAACAAGTTCGAGTGTTAACCCTTATGAGCCATTAGCTGGTATAGATTCTGAGCCGGCTTCAAGATCCTTTAGAATGTCAGGGCAGAACTCTACAACTACAAGTACTGTGCTGGAAGAATCATCCTTCCCACCACTCCCCGCGGCTCCGAGCAGCAGTAAACGGGGATTAAAAAAAGCTGCAGGTAGGTTGAGTGCAAATACAATGGCTGCTCGCTTGCGAAACAATAACTCTGTAAAGGTTCTGAGTTCTTCTCGGGCTTCGTCTGCAGCGAGTAGTCGTAATACTTCATCAGTAAGCATTTCTTGCCCATCGAAGCCTGTTTTAGGTTCTGGCATTTCATCCTCATCTAGTTCTGCAAGTTCTTCTGCCATTAAGCCGGGAAATAGTAATGAATATTCTTTATCTAGTCGTGCAAGCTCTATTCGACTTAGACCATCCGCTGCTAATAACCTTGTTTTGCCTCTTAATCTTGCAAGTTCTTCAAGGATTCAAAGTAGCACCAACAGAGTTGGTCACTCTTCTTCGGCTCTGAACCTTGAAAGCAGCGAGACTGTTGACAGATCTATTTCTGACTCTCGACTAGACAAAACAACCAAGAGCAGCCAACAGCTATTGACAGTCGAAAATATTGGATCTGCTAATAAGGCTCTGGTGGAAAAAGTTCGAGCTGCATTGGATTTTGAGGATGACAAATTTGCTGCATTTAAACTGATATCCGTGGAGTATCGCCAGGATCAGATAGGCACTGGGGAATATCTTGCCTATGTGCATCAATTTGGACTCGAACATCTGGTTCTTGAACTAGCTATACTTTGTCCGGATGCCCAGAAACGAAGAGAGCTTGTTGAGATTTACAACACGAGAAATAAGTGCAACGGAAGTAGTTTGAGAATCAGTAATGGTGGGCTGGATAGCACAAAAAGCTCAAAGAAAGGTAAAGAGAAGTGTGAATGTAATCATAGCTCAGAGAACGCTCCGGCAGAAAGTCTTAATAGAAAGGTAATGAACTTGCAGTTGAACCATAAATCATCTGTGAATGAAATGAAGGTTTCGGACTCGGATTCACACCGTTCTGCTGTGAAAGGCAAATCAAAAGTTGTTTTggctgaagaagaagctgacCGATTCCAGTCATTAGAGCTGCGGAATGGAGATGATGCTCAGTCAACCACATTGAAAAAGAGCGTTCTACCTGGCGTAAGTGGCAATAAACCGCGTAAAAAAGTACCGAAATTTGTCAGGAACCGCATTGGTGATACTTCAGCTACTGCACTTTCAGAAAGCAGCAACGCTGATGCTGATGCTGGTTCTGATGAGAAGGGGAAATCTCATTGGAAGAAAGACCCTCCTGAAGTGATGCCAATACATGGAGTTTGGCGAAACGGTGGTGGCCGGAGACTCGTGGTGTTGACGGAGAGAGACGGGAGAAAATGA